The proteins below are encoded in one region of Shewanella putrefaciens:
- the fadD gene encoding long-chain-fatty-acid--CoA ligase FadD codes for MDQPWINHLPKDVPAEINVDQYSSLVDMFETAVAKYADQPAFINMGATLTYRKLEERSRAFAAYLQNELKLEKGDRVALMMPNLLQYPIALFGVLRAGMVVVNVNPLYTPRELKHQLIDSGAKAIVVVSNFARTLEEVVDQTPVKSVIITSLGDQLSAPKRTLVNFVVKYIKKLVPKYDLPHALSMRDTLSRGRRMQYVKPVITNDDLAFLQYTGGTTGVSKGAMLTHGNVVANVLQADGAYSPALNDGSEFVVTALPLYHIFALTVNCLLFLHKGSQNLLITNPRDIPAFVAELKKYPFTALTGVNTLFNALVNSEDFSQLDFSRLKLSIGGGMAVQKAVADKWQNITKTRLLEGYGLTEASPLLTCCPYNLDGYNGSIGFPAPSTLIQIRDDDGNILAQGETGELFGKGPQVMKGYWQRPEETAKVIDKDGWLATGDIGYMDEKGFFYIVDRKKDMILVSGFNVFPNEVEEVVALHPKVIEVAAVGVPNDASGELVKVFVVTKDKSLTADDIIKHCRIHLTGYKVPKLVEFRKELPKTNVGKILRRELRDEVKRA; via the coding sequence GTGGATCAGCCTTGGATTAATCATTTACCAAAAGATGTGCCTGCTGAGATAAATGTGGATCAGTATTCATCGCTCGTCGATATGTTTGAGACGGCGGTGGCTAAGTATGCGGATCAACCTGCATTTATCAACATGGGTGCCACGCTAACCTACCGTAAATTAGAAGAGCGTAGCCGTGCTTTTGCCGCCTATTTACAAAATGAATTAAAGCTCGAAAAGGGGGACCGTGTTGCCTTAATGATGCCAAACTTACTGCAATACCCCATTGCGCTGTTTGGTGTTTTGCGTGCCGGTATGGTGGTGGTTAACGTTAACCCACTTTATACACCGCGCGAACTTAAACATCAGTTGATTGACTCTGGCGCCAAAGCCATTGTGGTGGTGTCAAACTTTGCCCGCACTTTAGAAGAAGTGGTTGATCAAACTCCGGTTAAGAGCGTGATTATCACCAGTTTAGGTGATCAATTAAGTGCGCCAAAACGCACCTTAGTGAACTTTGTGGTGAAGTACATTAAGAAGTTAGTGCCTAAATACGATTTACCCCACGCACTTTCAATGCGCGACACACTTTCCCGTGGACGGCGCATGCAGTATGTCAAACCCGTTATCACCAATGATGACCTTGCCTTTTTGCAATATACCGGTGGCACAACTGGGGTCTCTAAAGGGGCGATGCTGACCCATGGGAACGTGGTTGCTAACGTGTTGCAGGCCGATGGTGCTTATTCGCCAGCCTTAAACGATGGCAGTGAATTTGTGGTTACGGCATTGCCCCTGTACCATATTTTTGCTTTAACAGTGAATTGCTTACTGTTTTTACACAAGGGGAGCCAGAATCTGCTGATCACCAATCCCCGTGATATTCCTGCTTTTGTCGCTGAACTAAAAAAATATCCTTTTACCGCACTAACTGGGGTGAATACCTTATTTAATGCCCTCGTAAACAGTGAAGATTTTTCTCAATTGGATTTTTCTCGCCTAAAACTGTCGATTGGCGGCGGTATGGCGGTACAAAAAGCCGTGGCAGATAAATGGCAAAACATCACTAAAACCCGTTTGCTTGAAGGTTATGGCTTGACCGAAGCTTCGCCGCTATTAACTTGTTGTCCATATAATTTAGATGGTTATAACGGTTCTATCGGTTTCCCAGCACCTTCGACACTTATTCAAATCCGCGATGACGATGGAAACATCTTAGCCCAAGGAGAAACCGGAGAGTTGTTTGGTAAAGGCCCTCAGGTGATGAAAGGTTACTGGCAACGCCCTGAAGAAACGGCCAAAGTGATCGATAAAGATGGCTGGTTGGCCACGGGTGATATTGGTTACATGGATGAGAAAGGCTTTTTCTATATTGTCGATCGTAAAAAAGACATGATCTTGGTTTCTGGTTTTAACGTCTTCCCCAATGAGGTGGAAGAGGTGGTCGCACTGCATCCTAAGGTTATCGAAGTGGCTGCCGTGGGGGTTCCCAACGACGCCAGTGGTGAGTTAGTGAAGGTTTTTGTGGTGACAAAAGATAAATCCTTAACCGCAGATGACATCATTAAGCATTGTCGTATTCATTTAACGGGATATAAAGTTCCGAAGCTGGTAGAATTTAGGAAAGAGTTACCTAAAACCAACGTGGGTAAGATCTTGCGACGAGAGCTTAGAGACGAAGTTAAGCGCGCGTAG
- the minE gene encoding cell division topological specificity factor MinE: protein MSLLDYFKSKKKPSTAVMAKERLQIIVAHQRGQRDTPDYFPQMKQEIIAVIRKYVQISDDQVSVQLDQNDDNLSVLELNITLPDR, encoded by the coding sequence ATGTCTTTACTCGACTATTTCAAAAGCAAGAAAAAGCCTAGCACTGCGGTAATGGCAAAAGAGCGACTACAAATTATTGTGGCTCATCAACGTGGTCAACGGGACACTCCCGATTATTTTCCACAAATGAAACAAGAAATTATTGCGGTTATTCGCAAATATGTGCAGATTTCTGATGATCAAGTGTCAGTGCAGTTAGATCAAAACGACGATAATCTGTCGGTACTCGAGCTTAACATCACTCTGCCCGACAGATAA
- a CDS encoding lytic murein transglycosylase yields the protein MLKTIIYPVVACTFAILISPLALGQENRTNLSFSDYLMQLKQEASAKGISQATLDSAFPQIKRFKKAVATDNTKSEDAKNLDTFLPQVVPEWKVNTARVLFKEHEQVLNHIADKYQVQPRFLVALWGLVADFGEDAGNYPVLSVTASQAFNGERQDFYQKEFMAALSIMDKDHLGFDDLKSNWHGAMGQTQIMPTDYLAYAQDGDGDGKKDIWGNLSDAFATAANLLNHQGWQVDDTWGRQVQVPATIDLALVGLDKRQSLAKWQALGIRKFDNTDLPNREDINASLIMPDGVKGRKYLVYGNYRALLHWDNADSDGSDSDSSGRNSADYFGISVVYLSERIKHPQQISVK from the coding sequence ATGCTAAAAACCATCATTTACCCTGTTGTTGCATGTACATTCGCTATCTTGATAAGTCCTCTAGCACTGGGGCAAGAAAACCGCACAAATCTTAGTTTTAGCGATTATCTTATGCAGTTAAAACAAGAGGCGAGTGCAAAAGGCATTAGCCAAGCCACCTTAGATAGCGCTTTTCCTCAGATAAAACGCTTTAAAAAAGCCGTTGCCACCGACAATACCAAGTCAGAAGACGCTAAAAATCTCGATACCTTTTTACCCCAAGTGGTGCCCGAATGGAAAGTCAACACGGCGCGGGTGCTGTTTAAAGAACATGAGCAAGTGCTTAATCATATTGCTGATAAATATCAAGTTCAACCAAGGTTTTTGGTCGCGCTGTGGGGACTTGTCGCCGATTTTGGCGAGGATGCAGGGAATTATCCCGTGTTATCTGTGACGGCATCACAGGCCTTTAATGGTGAGCGGCAAGACTTTTACCAAAAGGAATTTATGGCGGCATTGTCTATCATGGATAAAGACCATTTGGGGTTTGACGATCTTAAAAGCAATTGGCACGGTGCGATGGGACAAACCCAGATAATGCCGACAGACTACCTTGCCTATGCCCAAGATGGTGACGGCGATGGTAAGAAAGATATTTGGGGCAACCTCAGTGATGCTTTTGCCACGGCTGCAAATCTGCTAAACCACCAAGGTTGGCAGGTCGATGATACCTGGGGCAGGCAAGTGCAAGTGCCTGCCACTATTGATTTAGCACTAGTGGGTTTGGATAAGCGCCAATCTTTAGCTAAGTGGCAAGCTCTGGGTATTCGCAAATTTGATAATACCGATCTCCCCAATCGTGAAGATATCAACGCCTCACTGATTATGCCCGATGGGGTAAAAGGGCGAAAATACCTGGTTTATGGTAATTACCGGGCCCTATTGCATTGGGATAACGCTGACAGTGATGGCTCTGACAGTGATAGCTCTGGCAGGAATAGCGCTGACTATTTTGGCATTTCTGTTGTGTATCTATCGGAGAGAATTAAGCATCCCCAACAAATTAGTGTAAAATAG
- a CDS encoding peptidylprolyl isomerase — MIIFTTNIGEIGIELDVEHAPVTSKNFLRYCEEGFYEHTIFHRVIKGFMIQGGGFTAKMKEKPTHDPIVNEANKGLSNTLGTIAMARTDAPHSATAQFFINTANNDFLDHTATTNNGWGYAVFGKVVAGLEVVQQIEKVKTTKVAGHEDVPREPIIIEKVTITD; from the coding sequence ATGATTATTTTCACGACAAATATCGGCGAAATCGGCATTGAGCTCGATGTTGAACATGCGCCCGTTACCTCAAAAAACTTTCTCCGTTACTGCGAAGAAGGGTTTTATGAGCACACCATTTTCCACCGGGTTATCAAAGGCTTTATGATCCAAGGCGGTGGTTTTACCGCCAAGATGAAAGAAAAACCGACCCACGACCCCATAGTCAACGAAGCCAATAAAGGGCTTTCAAATACCCTTGGCACTATTGCTATGGCCCGCACCGATGCACCGCACTCGGCCACGGCGCAGTTTTTTATCAATACCGCGAATAATGATTTTCTCGATCATACCGCAACCACTAATAACGGTTGGGGATATGCTGTCTTTGGTAAAGTAGTCGCGGGACTCGAGGTGGTGCAGCAAATTGAAAAGGTCAAAACCACTAAGGTCGCAGGCCATGAAGATGTACCGCGCGAACCTATTATTATCGAGAAAGTGACCATTACAGACTAA
- the minC gene encoding septum site-determining protein MinC, with the protein MSKPSLELKGASFTLSVLHINSSDLHAVMAELDSKLSQAPQFFLGAPLVVNLSAIQDNDFNLHGLKELLLSRQLVIVGITGATTVLSNQAKALGLAIVKAGKQSSPPPPAPRQTKIVKQNIRSGQQVYAKNGDLIIFGAVGNGAEVIADGSIHIYGALRGKAMAGAAGDPTAVIIAHSLEAELVSIAGQYWLAENLQQHSTNKSGCIRLNGESLMVESLPL; encoded by the coding sequence ATGTCAAAACCTAGCTTAGAGTTAAAAGGTGCTTCTTTTACTCTTTCAGTACTTCATATTAATAGCAGCGACTTACATGCTGTTATGGCTGAATTAGATAGCAAATTGTCACAAGCCCCTCAATTTTTTCTGGGTGCTCCTTTAGTCGTTAATTTGAGTGCCATACAGGATAACGATTTCAATTTGCATGGCTTAAAAGAGTTATTGCTTTCTCGCCAGTTAGTGATTGTCGGGATCACGGGGGCCACCACAGTGCTCAGCAATCAGGCTAAAGCCCTAGGATTAGCCATTGTAAAAGCCGGCAAACAAAGCTCTCCCCCCCCCCCTGCACCGCGCCAAACCAAGATAGTTAAGCAGAATATCCGCTCAGGTCAGCAGGTCTACGCAAAAAATGGTGATTTAATCATATTTGGTGCCGTAGGCAATGGCGCTGAAGTCATTGCCGATGGTAGCATTCATATCTATGGCGCATTACGGGGAAAAGCCATGGCTGGCGCGGCGGGAGATCCGACTGCCGTCATCATAGCCCACTCCCTTGAGGCCGAACTCGTTTCGATAGCAGGGCAATATTGGCTCGCTGAAAATCTACAACAACATAGCACAAATAAAAGCGGCTGCATTCGCTTAAACGGCGAGTCGCTTATGGTTGAATCATTGCCCCTCTAA
- the rnd gene encoding ribonuclease D: MSAFHYVSDVASLNALVAQYQQSKILVLDTEFVRTRTYYAKLGLIQAYDGHTLALIDPVALPDLSQFWALLDDPNIIKLVHSCSEDLEVFAHYGQCQPSPLFDSQIAASLCGMGHGVGYAKLVETCLGEVIDKGESRTDWMRRPLSEAQLTYAANDVLFLYQLYPQLEAKLSAQGRLTWLYEEGQRMTEGRLAAPDLDTAYLKVKNAFQLNEIQLAYLKVLAKWRLEKALARDLALGFVIKDHGLIALAKKQPKSIAELMKLNDLTEQEKRIHGKEILRIMQTADLVNLPELVDVLALKSGYKSAFKSIKTCLAELCEHHEVPQEMLASKRHIHEYLQWRWDNQQGDLPAVLCGWRGELAAQSLAKLEL, translated from the coding sequence TTGTCAGCGTTTCACTATGTGAGCGATGTAGCGAGCCTTAATGCCCTCGTCGCCCAATATCAACAGAGTAAAATACTCGTCTTAGATACCGAGTTTGTTCGTACTCGTACTTATTATGCAAAATTAGGCCTCATTCAGGCATATGATGGCCACACCTTAGCCTTGATCGATCCTGTGGCATTACCCGATCTATCGCAATTTTGGGCCTTGCTCGATGATCCCAATATTATCAAGTTAGTACATTCTTGCAGTGAAGACTTAGAGGTGTTTGCCCATTATGGTCAATGCCAACCTTCACCGCTTTTTGATAGCCAGATTGCCGCCTCTTTGTGTGGTATGGGCCATGGCGTGGGTTACGCTAAGTTGGTGGAAACTTGTCTTGGTGAAGTGATCGATAAGGGCGAATCCCGTACCGATTGGATGCGACGTCCCTTAAGCGAAGCGCAGCTGACCTATGCGGCGAACGATGTCCTCTTCTTATATCAACTCTATCCACAACTTGAAGCCAAACTCAGCGCCCAGGGGCGATTAACTTGGTTATACGAGGAAGGCCAGCGGATGACAGAGGGGCGCTTAGCGGCCCCGGATCTAGATACCGCCTATTTAAAGGTTAAAAATGCCTTTCAATTGAATGAGATCCAATTAGCCTATCTTAAGGTATTAGCTAAATGGCGCCTTGAAAAAGCCTTAGCTCGGGATCTTGCCTTAGGTTTTGTGATTAAGGACCATGGGCTGATAGCCCTTGCGAAAAAACAGCCTAAAAGTATTGCTGAGTTAATGAAACTCAATGACTTAACCGAGCAGGAAAAGCGTATCCACGGTAAAGAGATACTGCGGATCATGCAAACGGCGGATCTCGTCAATTTACCCGAGTTAGTCGATGTATTGGCCTTAAAATCCGGCTACAAATCGGCTTTTAAGAGCATTAAAACCTGTTTGGCAGAATTGTGTGAACACCATGAAGTTCCACAGGAAATGTTAGCGTCTAAACGGCATATCCATGAATATCTGCAGTGGCGTTGGGATAATCAGCAGGGCGATTTACCCGCAGTGTTATGTGGCTGGCGTGGTGAATTAGCCGCGCAGTCATTAGCCAAACTTGAGCTTTAG
- a CDS encoding alpha/beta fold hydrolase: MWQSFAPQNQVEFVLPHIKLSGRLWGARDKPLLLALHGWLDNANSFEPLAEFLPHYQVLAIDWPGHGFSAHRPGHYPLHWIDYLYDLDALLTVLPQKPLAMVGHSLGGIIASAYTAAFPEKVNKLILIEALSPLFESPTQAKARLRKSFYQHEKHLSQQHRQIKIYDSIDTAVRARAHLTGLAEPWCRLLLERNMRPEANGIGWRSDPRLKLDSPQRLTFAQVDALMQDISVATLLICGKQGFSQLQSALPKARVWFKQLSEHIIEGDHHVHMENAQGVAQLIRDFVE; this comes from the coding sequence ATGTGGCAATCTTTCGCCCCCCAAAATCAAGTTGAGTTTGTATTACCCCATATCAAGCTGAGTGGTCGATTATGGGGGGCGAGGGATAAGCCGTTATTGCTTGCCTTACATGGCTGGTTAGATAACGCCAATAGTTTTGAACCGCTCGCTGAGTTTTTACCTCATTATCAGGTGCTTGCCATCGATTGGCCCGGACATGGATTTTCAGCCCACCGGCCGGGCCATTATCCGCTGCATTGGATTGATTACTTGTATGATCTAGACGCCTTGTTGACCGTCTTACCGCAGAAACCGCTCGCCATGGTTGGACATTCACTCGGGGGGATCATTGCGTCGGCCTACACGGCGGCCTTCCCTGAAAAGGTGAATAAACTGATTTTGATTGAAGCCTTAAGCCCATTGTTTGAATCACCGACGCAAGCGAAGGCGCGTTTACGCAAGAGTTTTTATCAGCATGAAAAGCACTTAAGCCAGCAGCATCGGCAGATAAAAATTTACGATAGTATCGATACCGCGGTGCGAGCAAGGGCACATTTAACTGGCTTGGCTGAACCTTGGTGCCGATTATTACTTGAGCGCAATATGCGCCCCGAAGCGAATGGCATCGGTTGGCGAAGCGATCCAAGGTTGAAGTTAGATTCACCCCAGAGGTTAACTTTCGCCCAGGTTGATGCACTCATGCAGGATATCTCGGTGGCAACCCTATTGATTTGCGGTAAACAGGGATTTAGCCAATTGCAGAGCGCCTTGCCTAAGGCGCGAGTGTGGTTCAAACAGCTTTCTGAACACATTATCGAGGGGGATCACCATGTTCATATGGAGAATGCGCAGGGGGTAGCGCAGTTGATCCGAGACTTTGTTGAATAG
- a CDS encoding DEAD/DEAH box helicase, translating into MPFSKLGLSEPIVKAITELGYSTPTPIQAKAIPVILSGRNVLGAAQTGTGKTASFVLPLLQMFADSPKIRPKRVRAIILTPTRELAVQVEENIRQYAKYLPLTSMAMYGGVDATPQKKRLIEGVDILVATPGRLLDMYTQRAIHFDELSVLVLDEADRMLDMGFIEDINKIIEKLPPQRQNLLFSATLSKQVRVLAKTAVENPIEIEIARNAATAPQIDQWLTTVDKDKKSALLSHLIKEQAWDQALIFIQTKQGAAKLVSQLEKRDISAEAFHSGRSQAVREQLLADFKSGKLAFLVATGVASRGIDIDALTRVVNYDLPDEADDYIHRIGRTGRAGEQGEALSFVSKDDFKNLCAIERRLGHLIVRKEIEGFAPKKEVPISILDFVPKHKPEKTFRPSVSAAGAYRSAKEGTFETAKAKKHRSSKPQPKPTPTPNATLRPTRTTAESPKQQDRVAPFNPWTSGPKTK; encoded by the coding sequence ATGCCATTTTCCAAACTTGGATTAAGCGAACCGATTGTAAAAGCCATTACAGAACTCGGTTATTCAACTCCGACCCCCATTCAAGCTAAGGCGATCCCCGTTATCCTCAGCGGCAGAAATGTGCTCGGCGCCGCACAAACGGGCACAGGTAAAACCGCCAGTTTTGTGTTACCGCTACTGCAAATGTTTGCCGATAGCCCCAAAATCCGCCCTAAGCGAGTACGCGCTATTATCCTTACACCTACCCGTGAACTTGCGGTGCAGGTCGAGGAAAATATTCGCCAATATGCAAAATATCTGCCGCTGACCTCCATGGCCATGTACGGCGGTGTCGATGCTACGCCGCAAAAAAAACGCTTAATTGAAGGCGTCGATATCCTAGTGGCGACCCCTGGTAGATTACTCGATATGTACACCCAAAGAGCCATTCACTTCGATGAATTATCTGTACTGGTATTAGATGAAGCCGACCGAATGCTCGACATGGGATTTATTGAAGATATCAATAAAATCATCGAAAAATTACCGCCACAAAGACAAAATTTGCTCTTCTCGGCCACCCTGTCGAAGCAAGTACGAGTATTAGCTAAGACCGCCGTTGAAAATCCCATAGAGATTGAAATTGCACGAAACGCGGCCACGGCGCCACAAATCGATCAGTGGCTCACCACAGTTGATAAGGATAAAAAATCTGCGTTACTCAGCCATCTGATTAAAGAACAAGCGTGGGATCAAGCGTTAATTTTTATCCAGACCAAGCAAGGTGCCGCCAAATTAGTCAGTCAGCTTGAAAAGCGCGACATTAGCGCAGAAGCCTTCCACAGTGGCCGCAGTCAAGCGGTTCGTGAGCAGCTTTTAGCCGATTTTAAATCCGGTAAACTGGCATTTTTAGTGGCAACGGGCGTCGCATCCCGCGGCATAGATATCGATGCCCTCACCCGGGTTGTTAACTATGACCTACCCGATGAAGCCGATGATTATATTCATCGTATTGGGCGTACAGGCCGCGCCGGTGAGCAAGGTGAAGCCCTGTCCTTTGTGTCAAAGGACGACTTTAAAAATCTGTGTGCGATTGAGCGCCGCTTAGGCCACCTCATAGTGCGTAAAGAAATCGAAGGATTTGCCCCTAAAAAAGAAGTGCCAATCTCCATTCTCGATTTTGTGCCTAAACATAAGCCGGAGAAAACATTTCGCCCATCGGTATCGGCTGCGGGGGCTTATCGCAGTGCAAAGGAAGGTACTTTCGAGACGGCTAAGGCGAAAAAGCATCGCAGTTCCAAGCCGCAACCAAAGCCAACGCCAACGCCGAACGCGACTTTGCGTCCAACAAGAACTACAGCAGAAAGTCCAAAGCAACAGGACAGAGTCGCCCCTTTTAATCCATGGACCAGCGGACCTAAAACCAAGTAA
- a CDS encoding YcgL domain-containing protein, protein MLCAVYKSSRKVDSYLFVKKRDCFEDVPVALMDMFGVPQLVMVFPIAKRESLGMADIQKVRAALEENGFYLQIPPPQVNLLAEHKRSLGIKD, encoded by the coding sequence ATGCTATGTGCCGTTTATAAAAGTAGTCGAAAGGTTGACTCTTACTTATTCGTAAAGAAACGAGATTGTTTTGAAGATGTCCCCGTTGCCTTGATGGACATGTTTGGTGTGCCACAATTAGTGATGGTATTTCCTATCGCTAAACGTGAGTCATTAGGGATGGCTGATATACAAAAGGTCAGAGCAGCCCTGGAAGAGAATGGCTTCTATTTACAAATTCCGCCGCCACAGGTTAATTTATTGGCCGAGCATAAACGCAGTCTTGGGATCAAAGACTGA
- the minD gene encoding septum site-determining protein MinD: protein MAQIIVVTSGKGGVGKTTSSAAIATGLAMQGHKTVVIDFDIGLRNLDLIMGCERRVVYDFVNVINGEANLNQALIKDKRCEKLFVLPASQTRDKDALTKEGVGRVLDDLAKDFEFIICDSPAGIEQGAMMALYFADIAIVTTNPEVSSVRDSDRILGMLQSKSRRAELNLEPIKEFLLLTRYSPSRVKSGEMLSVDDVKEILAIELLGVIPESQSVLKASNSGVPVIIDQESDAGLAYSDTVARLLGEDVPVRFITEEKKGFLQRIFGS, encoded by the coding sequence ATGGCACAAATTATTGTTGTCACTTCAGGTAAAGGCGGTGTCGGTAAAACCACATCGAGTGCGGCGATCGCCACCGGACTCGCAATGCAAGGACACAAGACTGTCGTTATCGATTTTGATATCGGCTTACGAAATCTCGATTTGATCATGGGCTGCGAGCGTCGTGTCGTTTATGACTTCGTCAATGTGATCAACGGTGAAGCCAATCTTAATCAGGCGCTCATCAAAGACAAGCGCTGCGAAAAACTGTTTGTGCTGCCCGCATCGCAAACCCGCGATAAAGATGCGCTGACCAAAGAAGGCGTGGGCCGGGTGCTCGATGATTTAGCCAAAGACTTTGAATTTATTATCTGCGACTCCCCTGCAGGGATTGAGCAAGGCGCTATGATGGCACTGTATTTTGCCGATATCGCGATTGTCACCACCAACCCAGAAGTGAGTTCGGTGCGCGACTCAGATCGTATTTTAGGTATGCTACAGAGCAAATCTCGCCGTGCAGAGCTGAATTTAGAGCCTATAAAAGAGTTCTTACTGCTGACTCGCTATTCACCGAGCCGCGTGAAATCCGGTGAGATGTTAAGTGTTGACGATGTTAAAGAAATCCTCGCAATTGAATTGTTAGGTGTGATCCCTGAGTCACAATCAGTACTCAAAGCCTCAAACTCAGGCGTGCCTGTGATTATCGATCAAGAAAGCGATGCAGGCCTCGCCTACAGTGACACGGTCGCGCGCCTATTGGGTGAAGATGTTCCAGTACGCTTTATTACGGAAGAAAAGAAAGGTTTCTTACAACGGATATTTGGTAGCTAA
- a CDS encoding YcgN family cysteine cluster protein: MAFWQSKTLAQMTATEWESLCDGCGKCCLNKLIDDETEDLYYTNAACLLLDHNSASCQHYSDRFSHVPQCTVITLDNINQLTWLPDSCAYRRLAAGRDLPSWHPLITGSKEAMHLSGMSIQGKVIDERRVKDIEDHIVLWPLKDID, translated from the coding sequence ATGGCATTTTGGCAGAGTAAAACATTAGCGCAGATGACAGCAACAGAGTGGGAATCCCTCTGCGATGGCTGTGGTAAATGTTGTTTAAATAAATTGATCGACGATGAAACCGAAGACTTGTATTACACCAATGCGGCCTGTTTATTACTCGATCATAATAGCGCTAGTTGTCAGCATTACAGTGACCGATTTAGCCATGTTCCCCAATGCACAGTGATTACCTTAGATAATATCAATCAACTGACATGGTTGCCCGATAGCTGTGCCTATCGCCGGCTTGCCGCTGGGCGTGACTTGCCAAGCTGGCACCCGTTAATCACAGGTTCTAAAGAGGCGATGCACCTTTCTGGCATGTCAATTCAAGGTAAAGTGATTGATGAACGCAGGGTAAAAGATATCGAAGATCATATAGTGTTATGGCCGCTCAAGGATATTGATTGA